TCTGCTCCCCCAAGTTCACTGCCTGCTATTGCCGCTGGCTCCGCCTCGTAACCTTTACGCTTTAGTTCATCTGCCAGCCTTATTGCAGCGAAAAGAACGTTTGCATCGGAATCTTCAGGATCATAGAGTGCAAAACGTATAGCCGCGTCTAGTACGTGTTCACGGCCAAGTATAGGTGTAGCTATACCTGCACGGCCTAGGTCGTTATCTAGGTCAACTGCCAGTACTAGCAGTCTCTTCTTCTCCTTCATTACCCTCTTCCTCTAGTTCGTCTAACTGCGTTGCGTATAGCAGTCTCAGCTCTTCCAGTGTAAGCGGTTCGCCGCGTTTAAGCTTCTCTTCTACCTGGCGCTTCTTCTCAGCATAGATTTGTAGCATCTTCTCGCGTTCTCTGCCAGTGTATATGCTCTTCAGCTGCTCGCTTAGCTGTCGAAGCTCCTGCACCTTAGTGTTTATCTCCTCACGAAGCCTATCTATCTCTGCACTCATCTCCTCTATCTTTTTCGCAAGCTCGTCTATCCTTGGACTGAGAGAATCGAGTTCTTGACGGAGCGAGTTGATACGCTCGTCTATGCGGGATATACGTTCACTACGAGCACGTATTTCCTCGCCGTAGCTGCGTAGCTGTAGGCGGAGTCCCATAAGCTCGGCACGTCTCTCGGCGAGTTCCTGGAGAAGTTGCCTCGCCTCCAGGGTCTTTTGGAGGAGCGCCTCGAGCCTGGTTATTTCGTCAATGATCTCTTTCTCCTGCTGTGGGGTAAGTATCTGTGTCTGCTGCCGCCACTCAAGCTCCTCTATACGGCGACGAATAGCATTTATACTTCGACGTGCAAGGGGCCTCAACTCCGCCGCTATACGCTTTTGCTGCTCAAGTTCATTTACTAAGTTACGCAACTTTTCTAGAAGTTCACGGCGTTTCTGCCTTAGGCCGCGGACCTCCTCGACCAACTGACGGCGCTTCTCCCTAAGCTGACGTATCTGCTCACGAAGTTGCTTTGCACGCTCTATCAATTGCCGTCTTTCTTGTCTAAGGCCGCGGACCTCCTCAATGAGGCTGTAGCGTTTCTCCTTTAGCTGCTTAATTTCCTCGCGCAGAGCTGTTATTTTGTCAAGTATCTCCTTCTCCGAAGCTTCAATGATGCCTGGCTGCAAGGGCGCATCAACCCTTCGCGAAATGGGGGCTTTAGCCTATAGCACCGGGGTAGGAGACCACACCCCTAGAGCTATATTATTGCTTTTAGGACCGAGGTCTTCTACGGCTCTGGTAGAGGATGCGTCTTAGTGTGCGTGTCCTATTCTCAAGAAGTGTCTCAAGAAGTATGTCGATAAGCTTGTCACCATCTATACTGGCAGAAAGATCGTGAAACCTTCTACTACGCTTAGCGATTTCGACAGCCACCAGGTGATAGCAAGGTTCATTTGTCTCCCGGCCCACTACACGTATAGTAAAATGTGGACAACTACAATACGTACCTGGTATAACTACATAGTCTGCTCCACGACCCATAACTATCCAGAGTTCTACGGGCTGCACAGAGACACGGATAGCACGCATCTCCCCAGCAGTAGCTGCTGCATCGCCATGCGCTTCCTCTCCTAGCTTGCGGATACGTTCTCTAAGCTCGCCAAGTCGGTTATCATTGTGACTCAAAGCGCTGGGTTCCTCCGAGTCCTCTTGCAGCTATGGACCATTGCTTTACCGTTACTATGACCGATGACGACAGCGTCTGCATAACCTATGAAGAGACCATGACCTACTACGCCTGGCAACGTATCTAGGAGCGTCTCATACTGTTGCGGAGCCATAACACCCCAAGGCCATGTGTCAACGACAATGCCGGCATTGTCACTAAGTGCTGGACCGTCACGGCAACCACAGTTACTCCTTACCTCTACGCGTACTCCTCGGAAATTCAGCTCATCCAGAAGCGGCTCGAGAGCATACTCTAGCACCTCTACGGGAACAGGTTTACCTTTCTCACCCAAATTCTTAGAAACCTTACTCTCGTCCACAACTATCAAAGTGTAGCGGCTGTTATATGCCAGTATCTTTTCCCTAACCATAGCAGCTCCGCGGCCTTTGACCAGCATGCATGCAGTAGCATCTATGGCTACTTCGTCTGCACCGTCAAAATAGACGTCTAGACCACCGCGGGGTGCGTGGTTATAGGCTTCGACACCATGCTTCCGGAGGAGGAGGAGCGTAGCTAGGCTGGATGCGTAGACTCTCCTTGTCTTTAGAATCCTTGAGAGTTCCGGGTCATTCATCATCAGTTCTACTATCTTGGCAACCGTGGATCCGGTGCCTACACCTATGCGTGTGGCTTCTACTAGCCTACCGCGGAGGAGGCTGAGGGCCTTTTCCGCAGCTACCTGCTTGGCGATGCTAGCACTCAATAACGCGCCCCCGGAGGTCGTACCAGGTGGCTCCGGTTACTTCAATGCATCTCCACTCTCCAGGCTTGGCTGAACCCTCCGGGAGTACTACTGGCATATAATTGTAGAGCTTAGCATCAAGTCCGCCACGCTCTCCAAGGGATACTACCAGGGCTGTAGCACGTGTACCGACGTACCTCATGTGCTCCTCGAGCCCTATCCGCTCTATGATATTCATGAGTTGTTTTGAGCGTTGCTTTTTAATCGGATCTGGTACTTGGGGAAGACCTGCTGCCACTGTGCGTGGACGTGGTGTATACTGTGCTAGGTGTACACGCTCGAAACGCAACTCTTCTACGAGTTTCACAGTATTCATGAAGGCTTCCTCGTCCTCGCCAGGGTGTCCTACTATTATGTCGGTTGCCAGCATTACTCCCGGTATCTTCCTCCGTATCTCCTTTACTATCCCGCGATACTGGTCCACAGTGTATCGGCGCTTCATTATCTTCAATACGCGGTCGTCGCCGCTCTGCACAGGTAGATGAACGAATTTAAAGAAGCGAGGCTTTCGGAGAGCCTCTATGAACTCGTCTAGTACTGGCTCCAGCTGCTCAGGGCTCATCATCCCGACGCGTATCATGAAGTTACCTTCTATCTCTGCTAGGCGTTCTAGAAGCTCGGGAAGCATTCTCTTCCCATAGATGTCTACCCCATAGACTGCGACATCCTGACCCGTTATCCTTATCTCTACGACACCGCGGCGTGCCAACGCCTCGACTAGCCGGACAATGTTCTCCATCGGCCTACTGTATACGCGGCGCCGAGCTAGCTTGGTTATGCAGAAGCTGCAGTCGTTTACACAGCCGTCAGCTATTGGTATCTCTGCTATCCTTCCTCTCTGCATTAGCCCGGGGTCCGGGGTGTAGAGTGTCTTAGGCCTTGAAGGTTCTCCTAGTAGACTCTTGCCCGTCTCGAGTGCCTCGTCTACCCTGTGTACGTTGTGGGTCGAGACTAGTATTGCGTCTGGTGCTATGCGCTTCACTGTGTAAGGTTGTGCTGAGGCCATACAACCGGTTACTACGAGCACTGCGGAGCGCTTTTTCGCGGTCTTGTATAGTTCTACTATCCTCCTTCTCATTCGCTCCTCAGTGTCCATCCTTACAGTACACGTGTTTAATATAATAATATCGGCGTCATCTATATCGTCTACTATCACATACCCACGGCTAGCTAATACACTCTTCATGATAGCCGTATCAGCGTTATTTAATGCACACCCATAGGTCTCAAAGTAAACGCGTGGCATTGCTGTCTACACCACACCGCAGCTTATACTAGCTCTTTTGAACCGTCCCCTTGGGCCTATGCTACGTAGTAAGCCCGGAGGAGAGCTAATCAAGGATTCCCCGGGACTAGAATAGTTGGGTAGAACCGAATCAAGAAACGTCAGTACAACATATCTCAGGGTCTGGGGTTGAGCACTCTTGCCTAGAAGACAGCTAGTGTTGGCATTATTGCTCGCTGTATTCATGACTATAGCTGCCATGACTATCATACGCGAAGCCGAGGGTCCCCAGAGAGCTAAAGAGGTACCCCTACCAGACGTGGTAAAGAATGCCCCGGAGACTCTAAAAGTATATTCACTTGCCTTTTCTCGAGGAGACTTTATCCCCACAAAATATACGTGTGACGGTCTAGACGTGTCACCGCCGCTAGTAGTGGAGAACATTCTATCATCCGCCAAGAGTCTCCTCCTAGTAGTCTATGATCCTGACGCACCCAAGGGTACATTCTATCATTGGATACTCTACAACATACCGGTGTCTACTACCAGGATACCAGAAGACATCCCTAAGGATCCCGTAGTAAAGGGATTGGGACTACAAGGACGTAACGATTTTGGCAGAATAGGTTATGGAGGCCCATGCCCGCCCTCCGGCGATCGACCGCACCGCTACGTGTTTCTCATCATAGCCCTTGATGTGGATAATCTAGGAATAGAGCCTGGTGCCCCTTGCCGTACCATCCTCGAAGCCGCTAGAGGGCATGTAGTCGGCTACGGGTACACCTACGGCGTGTATGGCAGGTAGCTTCTAAGTGTTAGCCGCCTGAAGCAGGAGGCAAGATTGCTATCTCATCGCCGTCGGATACTGAAGTATCTCTAGATGCACTATGTCCATTAACCGTGTATATCACCGTGAGGCCGCGCTCTTCCAGCTCTTTCACCAGTTTTTGGAGGCGTGGATACTCCTCGAAAAGCTTGGCTATGGCTTCACCGAGCGTGACCTTGTCATTGTTTATCTCTATCTCTACCTCACCCTTCCCGTTCACCGCTTCACGTAGGAGAGATACTAGCTTGATCTTCACCTTAGCCATTGCATATCACCACGACGGTTTTTGGACTAGAGTTCTTCTGTTATTAGTGCCCCCAGCAGCCACGATTATATTCGACTCCTCTCGTACAACACCGCTGTGTGAACGACGGCACCGTTATAGTCGAATTCTTGCTTGCGTAGGTTGGCTGAGAAAAGAGCACCACATAGAAGGCTGTGCATGTAAGGAGTAGCAAAGACGGGTGAACCACAACCATGTATGGCGACGAACTAGACTTCTATACTAAAATGTACAACGAAATAGAGAGGCTACGTAAGGAGGGTGTCGTAGAATATGTTACGAGCTATGATAGGTTTCGTGAAATAATAGAAAATCACCCAGTAGTCGTAGCTGTTTTCACAACTCCTACCTGCAGTGCATGCATGATATATAAGCCAATATTCTACATGGTTGCAGAGAAGCTCAGAGATAAGGCTAAGTGGATAGAAGTAGACGCCTATGAGGCTCCAGAA
The window above is part of the Pyrodictium delaneyi genome. Proteins encoded here:
- a CDS encoding coiled-coil protein, which encodes MQPGIIEASEKEILDKITALREEIKQLKEKRYSLIEEVRGLRQERRQLIERAKQLREQIRQLREKRRQLVEEVRGLRQKRRELLEKLRNLVNELEQQKRIAAELRPLARRSINAIRRRIEELEWRQQTQILTPQQEKEIIDEITRLEALLQKTLEARQLLQELAERRAELMGLRLQLRSYGEEIRARSERISRIDERINSLRQELDSLSPRIDELAKKIEEMSAEIDRLREEINTKVQELRQLSEQLKSIYTGREREKMLQIYAEKKRQVEEKLKRGEPLTLEELRLLYATQLDELEEEGNEGEEETASTGS
- a CDS encoding tRNA (N(6)-L-threonylcarbamoyladenosine(37)-C(2))-methylthiotransferase, yielding MPRVYFETYGCALNNADTAIMKSVLASRGYVIVDDIDDADIIILNTCTVRMDTEERMRRRIVELYKTAKKRSAVLVVTGCMASAQPYTVKRIAPDAILVSTHNVHRVDEALETGKSLLGEPSRPKTLYTPDPGLMQRGRIAEIPIADGCVNDCSFCITKLARRRVYSRPMENIVRLVEALARRGVVEIRITGQDVAVYGVDIYGKRMLPELLERLAEIEGNFMIRVGMMSPEQLEPVLDEFIEALRKPRFFKFVHLPVQSGDDRVLKIMKRRYTVDQYRGIVKEIRRKIPGVMLATDIIVGHPGEDEEAFMNTVKLVEELRFERVHLAQYTPRPRTVAAGLPQVPDPIKKQRSKQLMNIIERIGLEEHMRYVGTRATALVVSLGERGGLDAKLYNYMPVVLPEGSAKPGEWRCIEVTGATWYDLRGRVIEC
- the rpiA gene encoding ribose 5-phosphate isomerase A, whose amino-acid sequence is MSASIAKQVAAEKALSLLRGRLVEATRIGVGTGSTVAKIVELMMNDPELSRILKTRRVYASSLATLLLLRKHGVEAYNHAPRGGLDVYFDGADEVAIDATACMLVKGRGAAMVREKILAYNSRYTLIVVDESKVSKNLGEKGKPVPVEVLEYALEPLLDELNFRGVRVEVRSNCGCRDGPALSDNAGIVVDTWPWGVMAPQQYETLLDTLPGVVGHGLFIGYADAVVIGHSNGKAMVHSCKRTRRNPAL
- a CDS encoding SWIM zinc finger family protein produces the protein MSHNDNRLGELRERIRKLGEEAHGDAAATAGEMRAIRVSVQPVELWIVMGRGADYVVIPGTYCSCPHFTIRVVGRETNEPCYHLVAVEIAKRSRRFHDLSASIDGDKLIDILLETLLENRTRTLRRILYQSRRRPRS
- a CDS encoding thioredoxin family protein, producing MYGDELDFYTKMYNEIERLRKEGVVEYVTSYDRFREIIENHPVVVAVFTTPTCSACMIYKPIFYMVAEKLRDKAKWIEVDAYEAPEAAFESGVTATPTTIVYVDGEAVDGFVGILDEEGLVEIVKQYVEEQS
- a CDS encoding MoaD/ThiS family protein, with product MAKVKIKLVSLLREAVNGKGEVEIEINNDKVTLGEAIAKLFEEYPRLQKLVKELEERGLTVIYTVNGHSASRDTSVSDGDEIAILPPASGG
- a CDS encoding YbhB/YbcL family Raf kinase inhibitor-like protein; amino-acid sequence: MPRRQLVLALLLAVFMTIAAMTIIREAEGPQRAKEVPLPDVVKNAPETLKVYSLAFSRGDFIPTKYTCDGLDVSPPLVVENILSSAKSLLLVVYDPDAPKGTFYHWILYNIPVSTTRIPEDIPKDPVVKGLGLQGRNDFGRIGYGGPCPPSGDRPHRYVFLIIALDVDNLGIEPGAPCRTILEAARGHVVGYGYTYGVYGR